In Thermodesulfobacteriota bacterium, the genomic stretch GCATCTATTTATCACTTCGGCCTGTCAGCAGATTTTATACAGAAAAGCAATATCCCTGAAATATTTGACGAAGTAGAACGAGATAGAGTCAATTTTGGAGTTGTACCAATAGAGAACTCAACTGAAGGAGTGGTCAGCAATACCCTTGATATGTTTGTTGACTATAGCCTGAAGATATGCGCAGAGATTTTATTAGAGATATCTCATCATCTTCTGTCGAAAACAGGCAAGATGGAAAATATCGAGAAGGTATATTCTCACCCTCATGCCATTGCTCAATGCCGTAACTGGCTCGAAAATAACCTGCCAAATATACCTATACTCGATGTAGCAAGTACCGCTTTGGCTGCTCAGAATGCATCCGATGATCCATCAGTTGCTGCTATTGCCAGTGAGTTTGCCGCTACTCTTTACGGCCTGAACATAGTAAGAAGAAAGATTGAGGATAACATCAATAATTTTACCAGATTCCTCGTAATCGGCAAAAAGGAACCTGAGAAGAGCGGCAATGATAAAACATCCATTATGTTTTCTGTCAAAGACGAAGTTGGGGCTTTACACCGGATGCTAGAACCCTTTGCCAAAAATAATATCAATCTGACAAAGATTGAGTCAAGACCTCTCAAAAAAAAGGCATGGGAATATATATTCTTTTTGGATATGG encodes the following:
- the pheA gene encoding prephenate dehydratase, encoding MSKRSELDISRDKIDQIDTGILKLLNKRAELAINIAKTKAKNDMDFYAPERELKIYERLTKINKGPFTNEAIKTVFREIISASLSLEQPIKIAYLGPKATFTHLASIYHFGLSADFIQKSNIPEIFDEVERDRVNFGVVPIENSTEGVVSNTLDMFVDYSLKICAEILLEISHHLLSKTGKMENIEKVYSHPHAIAQCRNWLENNLPNIPILDVASTALAAQNASDDPSVAAIASEFAATLYGLNIVRRKIEDNINNFTRFLVIGKKEPEKSGNDKTSIMFSVKDEVGALHRMLEPFAKNNINLTKIESRPLKKKAWEYIFFLDMEGHISNENVKNALDELDKNSLFLKVLGSYPKSKKK